In Mustela erminea isolate mMusErm1 chromosome 8, mMusErm1.Pri, whole genome shotgun sequence, a genomic segment contains:
- the CFAP65 gene encoding cilia- and flagella-associated protein 65 isoform X1 encodes MLFQAAPSSLTQIRDSGDCTMNSGSCLSASTAAMATITGSSVALSVCSSSNTSARPASLMDTHVCFSKKRDKVKKRVIWGIEVAEVLQWRGWTLGKEVTKNLALKNVSLKTQKMVYRPPKTKFFFTVIPLPILLSPGITFTLPIIFRPLEEKEYVDQLWFEKEEGMFYVDLRATLPRHSLICPPSLQLPMCAVGDTAEAWFCLENVGDLPTFFTWEFPSPFHILPTTGLLEPGQASYIKVTFHPLLAILYEVQATCWYGEGSKQKSSIQLQAVAKCAQLLVSIKQKRPEDQDAEGAQKVLHFGTVAVGCTAERLIKLYNPSAVSAPFRIEVAPDTLAKDHAFSCPTTNGIVPPGGKKLVSVSFHPETLDVRTIDYLSIMPSGCASQTLLKVVGFCRGPDVSLQHNCVNFSWVNLGQFSEQPLWIENKSDCTAYFQFAIDCQESVFGIRPAFGTLVGKARMTLHCAFRPTHPIIYSRRVACLIHHQDPLFLDLIGTCHSDSTKPAILRPQHLAWYRTHLARGLTFYPPDILSTLLREKKLEQDKNGALRIPTEDLADASSPKYPLISPMTEYFFDGTNDIAIFPPPVSIEPTEVDFGACPGPENPNPVPLCLMNHTKGKITVVWTHRSDCPFWVTPDTCSVPPLKSMSMCLHFHPPDPNCLYAAELEAFAVYKVLQSYNNIEEDCTVCPSWCLTVHARGHSYRAALEHPVPQYSLHAPKLFPAVSAGEPSYRSLLLINKGSMTLTFNLAPQSSSDISLRPSSGLVAPRAHQIFLICTYPKGNCWKQHLFYLQFNFCPQYLKEVSMQSREEPLQLKLDTSKSVFFKPTWVGCSSTSLFTFRNPSRLPLEFEWRISQPYGKILAVQPVRGLIQPSESITLTWTFSPLEETKYLFRVGMWVWEADLPPNTKPPATTHYMLRLVGMGITSSLSVKEKELEFGNVLVNSKQSRSLKLLNDGNCTLYYRLFLEQCNPQVVDNGPLALQLDRTEGSLPPRSQDTICLTACPHQRSQYCWKISYALLSHRDNKAGKRQELCCVFLMAVYPLLSILDVCPVGSAKGITRKHLWRLFSLDTLNSYLERDPTPQELTYKVPTRHSTSQIPTVFTHLKLDFNFGAAPMEAPPSVVLLALKNSGVVSLDWAFLFPSDQQIDLELWAQQAEFDATELHQMRVQDNCVFSISPKAGSLGPGQEQVVELKYSHVFIGTDRLPVLFKVSHGREILLNFIGVTVKLEQKYVHFTSTSHEFVPVPIGNTLPPRQIYELYNGGSVPVTYEIQTNILSQVQEKNFDHPIFCCLNPHGEIQPGTTAQVLWIFSPIEAKTYMVDVPIHILGWNSAIIRFQGVGYDPQVMGDTAPFHNISSWDDHSIHSRLMVPGQNVFLSQSHISLGNIPVQSKCSRLLFLNNISKSETIDFEWQLQPLEFGEVSVSPMTGKVAPEETIPFVVTLKASVHASFYSMDLVCKVYRQKLLNQYHKELQEWKDEEIRQEVEFTITDRKGKREEYCRACAPKRKYKTLPPIKSQQPLNRPVSWKLKIPKKKILWPRPQPPSPGMLCLSLTARAHAPDDFLANCSGFPQHFLHRELPKRKYHKEEKLESSEEEAQDKWAPISKQEKQLLIDCLTTIIRGLLEDKIFHEAVDQSLVEKMPYFCQFWNEQSAKITAQSNTLQLAPVLSPSSSSWEASRDKESEEDKLRRDKKVGEEEEESGEEEEELDEEEEEEEEIEEEETGKGEQEEGAKEEKSSWTETEPTLQPTSQESLKWQWQQQLKVMVKEEQEQDEKETISRLPAFANLQEALLENMIQNILVEASRGEVVLTSRPRVIALPPLSPSRIETPDLLSAAPLGLQQAEVSRLVVPPPSDSLRMPHPSPADLRPSVPPSPLPGH; translated from the exons ATGCTCTTCCAGGCAGCCCCAAGCTCCCTGACGCAGATTAGGGACAGCGGGGACTGTACCATGAACTCTGGGTCCTGTCTGAGCGCCAGTACAGCGGCCATGGCCACCATCACTGGCAGCAGTGTGGCGCTAAGCGTCTGCAGCAGCAGCAACACCAGCGCCCGG CCAGCCAGCTTGATGGACACTCACGTGTGCTTCTCAAAGAAGCGAGACAAAGTGAAGAAGAGAGTCATCTGGGGCATTGAGGTGGCTGAGGTACTGCAGTGGAGAGGTTGGACATTAGGGAAGGAGGTCACCAAGAACCTAGCTCTGAAAAATGTGTCCTTGAAAACCCAGAAGATGGTGTACAG GCCCCCCAAGACCAAGTTCTTCTTCACCGTCATCCCCCTGCCCATCTTGCTGAGCCCAGGCATAACCTTCACACTCCCCATTATCTTCCGGCCTCTGGAAGAG AAGGAGTATGTGGACCAGCTCTGgtttgagaaagaagagggaatgtTCTATGTGGACCTGAGGGCCACCCTGCCTCGCCACAGTCTGATCTGCCCACCGTCCCTACAGTTGCCCATGTGTGCTGTGGGGGACACAGCTGAGGCCTGGTTCTGCCTGGAAAAtgtggg GGACCTGCCCACCTTCTTCACCTGGGAGTTCCCCAGCCCATTCCATATACTGCCCACCACGGGCCTGCTGGAGCCAGGCCAGGCCTCCTACATCAAGGTGACATTTCATCCCCTTTTGGCTATCCTCTATGAAGTTCAGGCCACGTGCTGGTACGGAGAGGGCAGCAAGCAAAAAAGCAGCATCCAGCTGCAGGCTGTGG CCAAGTGTGCACAACTGCTGGTGAGCATAAAGCAGAAGCGCCCAGAGGACCAGGATGCTGAAGGCGCCCAGAAAGTGCTGCACTTCGGCACGGTCGCCGTGGGCTGCACCGCGGAGAGGCTGATCAAGCTTTACAACCCTTCGGCG GTGAGCGCCCCCTTCCGGATCGAAGTAGCCCCAGACACGCTGGCCAAAGATCATGCCTTCTCATGCCCCACTACCAATGGCATTGTGCCTCCAGGCGGGAAGAAGTTAGTGTCAGTGTCCTTCCACCCTGAGACCTTGGACGTCAGAACTATTGACTACTTGTCCATCATGCCCTCTGGCTGTGCCTCCCAAACCCTGCTCAAAGTCGTTGGTTTCTGTAGAG gtcctgatgtgTCCCTGCAACACAACTGTGTCAACTTCAGCTGGGTCAACCTTGGACAGTTCTCGGAGCAGCCCCTGTGGATTGAGAACAAGTCGGACTGCACAGCCTACTTCCAGTTTGCCATTGACTGCCAAGAGAGTGTCTTCGGCATCAGACCGGCCTTTGGGACTCTGGTGGGCAAGGCCCGCATGACCCTGCACTGTGCCTTCCGGCCCACTCACCCCATCATCTACTCCCGGCGAGTGGCCTGTCTCATCCACCACCAG GACCCACTGTTCCTGGACCTGATTGGGACCTGCCACTCAGACAGCACCAAGCCAGCCATCCTGAGGCCACAGCATCTGGCTTGGTACCGCACACACCTGGCACGGGGCCTGACGTTCTACCCTCCCGACATCTTGAGCACCTTGCTGAGGGAGAAGAAGCTGGAGCAGGATAAGAATGGGGCCCTCAGGATTCCCACCGAG GACCTGGCGGACGCGTCATCCCCGAAGTATCCTCTCATTTCCCCCATGACTGAGTACTTCTTCGATGGCACCAATGACATAGCCATCTTCCCCCCACCGGTCAGCATAGAGCCCACGGAGGTGGACTTTGGTGCCTGCCCCGGGCCTGAGAACCCCAACCCTGTCCCCCTGTGCTTGATGAACCACACCAAGGGCAAGATCACGGTGGTCTGGACACATAGGTCTGATTGCCCCTTCTGGGTGACCCCAGATACCTGCAGTGTGCCTCCACTGAAGTCCATGTCCATGTGCCTGCACTTCCATCCACCTGACCCCAACTGCTTGTACGCCGCGGAGCTCGAGGCCTTCGCTGTCTATAAG GTTCTGCAGAGCTATAATAACATCGAGGAGGACTGCACCGTGTGTCCCTCCTGGTGCCTGACCGTCCATGCACGAGGCCACAGCTATCGTGCTGCCTTGGAACACCCTGTCCCTCAGTATTCTCTGCATGCCCCCAAG CTCTTTCCTGCAGTGTCCGCCGGTGAACCCTCCTACCGTAGCCTGCTCTTGATCAACAAAGGCTCCATGACGTTGACCTTCAACTTGGCCCCCCAGAGCAGCTCAGACATCTCCCTGCGGCCCAGTTCAGGCCTCGTGGCCCCCAGGGCCCACCAGATCTTCCTCATCTGTACCTACCCTAAGGGCAACTGCTGGAAGCAACACCTTTTCTACTTACAGTTTAATTTTTGTCCCCAGTATCTCAAG GAGGTAAGCATGCAGAGCCGGGAGGAGCCCCTACAGCTGAAGCTGGACACCTCTAAGAGCGTGTTCTTCAAGCCCACCTGGGTGGGCTGCTCCTCCACCAGCCTCTTCACCTTCCGTAACCCCTCACGTCTGCCCCTGGAGTTTGAATGGAGGATTTCCCAACCTTACGGAAAGATCCTGGCCGTCCAGCCTGTGCGGGGGCTTATCCAGCCCAGCGAGAGCATT ACGCTGACATGGACCTTCAGCCCTCTGGAGGAGACCAAGTACCTGTTCCGAGTGGGGATGTGGGTCTGGGAAGCCGATCTTCCCCCAAACACCAAGCCCCCCGCCACCACCCACTACATGCTCAGGCTGGTGGGCATGGGCATCACCAGCAGCCTCTCC GTGAAGGAAAAGGAGCTGGAATTCGGGAACGTGCTGGTGAACAGCAAGCAGTCCAGGTCGCTGAAGCTTCTGAATGATGGCAACTGCACCCTTTATTACCGCCTGTTCCTGGAGCAGTGCAACCCTCAGGTCGTGGACAACGGGCCTCTTG CCCTGCAGCTGGACCGCACAGAGGGGAGCCTGCCACCCCGGTCCCAGGACACTATCTGCTTGACCGCTTGTCCCCACCAGCGCTCCCAGTACTGCTGGAAGATCAGCTATGCTCTCCTCTCGCACAGAG ATAACAAggctgggaagaggcaggagctGTGTTGCGTCTTCCTGATGGCCGTGTACCCCTTGCTCTCCATCCTGGATGTCTGTCCCGTGGGCAGCGCCAAGGGCATCACCCGGAAGCACCTGTGGCGCCTCTTCTCCCTAGACACGCTCAACAGTTACTTGGAACGTGACCCCACCCCCCAAGAGCTCACCTACAAGGTGCCCACCCGGCACAG CACAAGCCAGATCCCCACTGTCTTCACCCATCTGAAGCTCGACTTCAACTTCGGGGCGGCGCCAATGGAGGCCCCACCCTCAGTGGTGCTCCTGGCCCTGAAGAACAGCGGAGTGGTGTCCCTGGACTG GGCCTTCCTCTTTCCAAGTGACCAGCAGATTGACCTGGAGTTGTGGGCGCAGCAAGCGGAGTTTGACGCCACTGAGCTTCACCAAATGCGTGTGCAGGACAACTGCGTATTCTCCATCAGCCCCAAGGCTGGGAGCCTGGGTCCCGGGCAGGAGCAGGTGGTGGAACTCAAATACAG CCACGTGTTCATTGGCACTGATCGCCTCCCAGTGCTCTTCAAGGTGTCCCACGGCCGGGAGATCCTG CTAAATTTCATAGGTGTGACAGTGAAGCTGGAGCAAAAGTATGTGCACTTCACCTCTACTAGCCACGAGTTCGTCCCTGTCCCCATTGGCAACACACTGCCCCCAAGGCAG ATTTATGAACTGTATAATGGTGGCTCGGTGCCTGTGACATACGAGATCCAGACCAACATCCTGTCGcaggttcaggaaaaaaatttcgATCACCCCATCTTCTGCTGCCTCAATCCCCATGGGGAGATCCAGCCGGGCACAACTGCTCAGGTCTTGTGGATCTTCTCCCCTATTGAGGCCAAGACCTACATG GTAGATGTACCCATACATATCCTGGGATGGAACTCAGCCATCATCCGCTTCCAGGGCGTGGGCTATGACCCCCAGGTCATGGGGGACACAGCCCCATTCCACAACATCTCCTCTTGGGACGACCACTCCATACATTCCAGGCTGATGGTTCCTGGACAG AACGTCTTCCTGTCCCAGTCCCATATCTCCCTGGGAAACATACCTGTGCAGAGCAAGTGCAGCCGCCTGCTGTTCCTCAACAACATCTCCAAGAGTGAGACAATTGACTTTGAGTGGCAGCTGCAGCCTCTAGAGTTTGGGGAG GTGTCTGTGAGTCCCATGACAGGAAAGGTGGCTCCTGAAGAGACGATTCCCTTTGTGGTGACCCTGAAGGCCTCAGTGCATGCCAGCTTCTACAGCATGGACCTGGTGTGTAAG GTATACCGACAGAAACTCCTAAACCAATACCATAAGGAACTACAGGAGTGGAAGGACGAGGAAATACGGCAGGAAGTGGAGTTCACCATCACAGATAGGAAAGGGAAG AGAGAAGAATATTGTAGAGCCTGTGCCCCTAAGAGGAAGTACAAG ACGCTGCCCCCCATCAAGAGTCAGCAGCCTCTCAACCGGCCTGTCAGCTGGAAACTTAAGATCCCAAAGAAGAAGATATTGTGGCCCCGTCCCCAGCCGCCCTCGCCAGGCATGCTGTGCTTGAGCCTCACGGCCCGTGCTCATGCCCCCGACGACTTCCTGGCCAACTGCTCTGGCTTTCCCCAGCACTTCCTGCACCG GGAGCTGCCAAAGAGGAAATACCACAAGGAGGAAAAGTTGGAGTCTTCTGAGGAAGAAGCCCAAGACAAGTGGGCCCCCATCtccaagcaggagaagcagctcctGATTGACTGTCTCACCACCATCATCAG GGGTCTGCTAGAAGACAAGATATTCCATGAAGCCGTGGACCAAAGCCTGGTGGAGAAGATGCCTTACTTCTGCCAGTTCTGGAATGAGCAGTCAGCCAAGATCACGGCCCAGAGCAACACCCTGCAGTTAGCACCTGTCCTGTCTCCATCCTCCAGCAGCTGGGAGGCCAGCAGAGACAAGGAGTCCGAGGAGGACAAACTGAGGCGGGACAAGAaagtgggggaagaggaggaggagagtggagaggaagaggaggagctggacgaggaagaggaggaagaagaggagatagaggaggaggagacaggcaagggggagcaggaggagggggcgaAGGAAGAGAAGTCGTCCTGGACGGAGACTGAGCCCACACTGCAGCCCACATCCCAGGAGTCCCTGAAATGGCAGTGGCAACAGCAGCTGAAGGTCATGGTGAAGGAGGAACAAGAGCAGGATGAGAAGGAGACCATCAGCCG GCTCCCAGCGTTCGCCAACCTGCAGGAGGCGCTGCTGGAGAACATGATCCAGAACATCCTGGTGGAGGCGAGCCGCGGGGAGGTGGTGCTCACCTCGCGGCCGCGCGTCATCGCCCTGCCGCCGCTCAGCCCTTCCAG GATTGAGACTCCCGACTTGCTTTCGGCGGCGCCCCTTGGGCTGCAGCAGGCCGAGGTGTCCCGCTTGGTGGTGCCGCCCCCTAGCGACTCTTTGAGGATGCCACACCCCAGCCCCGCCGACTTGCGGCCCTCCGTGCCCCCCTCTCCACTGCCCGGCCACTAA
- the CFAP65 gene encoding cilia- and flagella-associated protein 65 isoform X2, which translates to MDTHVCFSKKRDKVKKRVIWGIEVAEVLQWRGWTLGKEVTKNLALKNVSLKTQKMVYRPPKTKFFFTVIPLPILLSPGITFTLPIIFRPLEEKEYVDQLWFEKEEGMFYVDLRATLPRHSLICPPSLQLPMCAVGDTAEAWFCLENVGDLPTFFTWEFPSPFHILPTTGLLEPGQASYIKVTFHPLLAILYEVQATCWYGEGSKQKSSIQLQAVAKCAQLLVSIKQKRPEDQDAEGAQKVLHFGTVAVGCTAERLIKLYNPSAVSAPFRIEVAPDTLAKDHAFSCPTTNGIVPPGGKKLVSVSFHPETLDVRTIDYLSIMPSGCASQTLLKVVGFCRGPDVSLQHNCVNFSWVNLGQFSEQPLWIENKSDCTAYFQFAIDCQESVFGIRPAFGTLVGKARMTLHCAFRPTHPIIYSRRVACLIHHQDPLFLDLIGTCHSDSTKPAILRPQHLAWYRTHLARGLTFYPPDILSTLLREKKLEQDKNGALRIPTEDLADASSPKYPLISPMTEYFFDGTNDIAIFPPPVSIEPTEVDFGACPGPENPNPVPLCLMNHTKGKITVVWTHRSDCPFWVTPDTCSVPPLKSMSMCLHFHPPDPNCLYAAELEAFAVYKVLQSYNNIEEDCTVCPSWCLTVHARGHSYRAALEHPVPQYSLHAPKLFPAVSAGEPSYRSLLLINKGSMTLTFNLAPQSSSDISLRPSSGLVAPRAHQIFLICTYPKGNCWKQHLFYLQFNFCPQYLKEVSMQSREEPLQLKLDTSKSVFFKPTWVGCSSTSLFTFRNPSRLPLEFEWRISQPYGKILAVQPVRGLIQPSESITLTWTFSPLEETKYLFRVGMWVWEADLPPNTKPPATTHYMLRLVGMGITSSLSVKEKELEFGNVLVNSKQSRSLKLLNDGNCTLYYRLFLEQCNPQVVDNGPLALQLDRTEGSLPPRSQDTICLTACPHQRSQYCWKISYALLSHRDNKAGKRQELCCVFLMAVYPLLSILDVCPVGSAKGITRKHLWRLFSLDTLNSYLERDPTPQELTYKVPTRHSTSQIPTVFTHLKLDFNFGAAPMEAPPSVVLLALKNSGVVSLDWAFLFPSDQQIDLELWAQQAEFDATELHQMRVQDNCVFSISPKAGSLGPGQEQVVELKYSHVFIGTDRLPVLFKVSHGREILLNFIGVTVKLEQKYVHFTSTSHEFVPVPIGNTLPPRQIYELYNGGSVPVTYEIQTNILSQVQEKNFDHPIFCCLNPHGEIQPGTTAQVLWIFSPIEAKTYMVDVPIHILGWNSAIIRFQGVGYDPQVMGDTAPFHNISSWDDHSIHSRLMVPGQNVFLSQSHISLGNIPVQSKCSRLLFLNNISKSETIDFEWQLQPLEFGEVSVSPMTGKVAPEETIPFVVTLKASVHASFYSMDLVCKVYRQKLLNQYHKELQEWKDEEIRQEVEFTITDRKGKREEYCRACAPKRKYKTLPPIKSQQPLNRPVSWKLKIPKKKILWPRPQPPSPGMLCLSLTARAHAPDDFLANCSGFPQHFLHRELPKRKYHKEEKLESSEEEAQDKWAPISKQEKQLLIDCLTTIIRGLLEDKIFHEAVDQSLVEKMPYFCQFWNEQSAKITAQSNTLQLAPVLSPSSSSWEASRDKESEEDKLRRDKKVGEEEEESGEEEEELDEEEEEEEEIEEEETGKGEQEEGAKEEKSSWTETEPTLQPTSQESLKWQWQQQLKVMVKEEQEQDEKETISRLPAFANLQEALLENMIQNILVEASRGEVVLTSRPRVIALPPLSPSRIETPDLLSAAPLGLQQAEVSRLVVPPPSDSLRMPHPSPADLRPSVPPSPLPGH; encoded by the exons ATGGACACTCACGTGTGCTTCTCAAAGAAGCGAGACAAAGTGAAGAAGAGAGTCATCTGGGGCATTGAGGTGGCTGAGGTACTGCAGTGGAGAGGTTGGACATTAGGGAAGGAGGTCACCAAGAACCTAGCTCTGAAAAATGTGTCCTTGAAAACCCAGAAGATGGTGTACAG GCCCCCCAAGACCAAGTTCTTCTTCACCGTCATCCCCCTGCCCATCTTGCTGAGCCCAGGCATAACCTTCACACTCCCCATTATCTTCCGGCCTCTGGAAGAG AAGGAGTATGTGGACCAGCTCTGgtttgagaaagaagagggaatgtTCTATGTGGACCTGAGGGCCACCCTGCCTCGCCACAGTCTGATCTGCCCACCGTCCCTACAGTTGCCCATGTGTGCTGTGGGGGACACAGCTGAGGCCTGGTTCTGCCTGGAAAAtgtggg GGACCTGCCCACCTTCTTCACCTGGGAGTTCCCCAGCCCATTCCATATACTGCCCACCACGGGCCTGCTGGAGCCAGGCCAGGCCTCCTACATCAAGGTGACATTTCATCCCCTTTTGGCTATCCTCTATGAAGTTCAGGCCACGTGCTGGTACGGAGAGGGCAGCAAGCAAAAAAGCAGCATCCAGCTGCAGGCTGTGG CCAAGTGTGCACAACTGCTGGTGAGCATAAAGCAGAAGCGCCCAGAGGACCAGGATGCTGAAGGCGCCCAGAAAGTGCTGCACTTCGGCACGGTCGCCGTGGGCTGCACCGCGGAGAGGCTGATCAAGCTTTACAACCCTTCGGCG GTGAGCGCCCCCTTCCGGATCGAAGTAGCCCCAGACACGCTGGCCAAAGATCATGCCTTCTCATGCCCCACTACCAATGGCATTGTGCCTCCAGGCGGGAAGAAGTTAGTGTCAGTGTCCTTCCACCCTGAGACCTTGGACGTCAGAACTATTGACTACTTGTCCATCATGCCCTCTGGCTGTGCCTCCCAAACCCTGCTCAAAGTCGTTGGTTTCTGTAGAG gtcctgatgtgTCCCTGCAACACAACTGTGTCAACTTCAGCTGGGTCAACCTTGGACAGTTCTCGGAGCAGCCCCTGTGGATTGAGAACAAGTCGGACTGCACAGCCTACTTCCAGTTTGCCATTGACTGCCAAGAGAGTGTCTTCGGCATCAGACCGGCCTTTGGGACTCTGGTGGGCAAGGCCCGCATGACCCTGCACTGTGCCTTCCGGCCCACTCACCCCATCATCTACTCCCGGCGAGTGGCCTGTCTCATCCACCACCAG GACCCACTGTTCCTGGACCTGATTGGGACCTGCCACTCAGACAGCACCAAGCCAGCCATCCTGAGGCCACAGCATCTGGCTTGGTACCGCACACACCTGGCACGGGGCCTGACGTTCTACCCTCCCGACATCTTGAGCACCTTGCTGAGGGAGAAGAAGCTGGAGCAGGATAAGAATGGGGCCCTCAGGATTCCCACCGAG GACCTGGCGGACGCGTCATCCCCGAAGTATCCTCTCATTTCCCCCATGACTGAGTACTTCTTCGATGGCACCAATGACATAGCCATCTTCCCCCCACCGGTCAGCATAGAGCCCACGGAGGTGGACTTTGGTGCCTGCCCCGGGCCTGAGAACCCCAACCCTGTCCCCCTGTGCTTGATGAACCACACCAAGGGCAAGATCACGGTGGTCTGGACACATAGGTCTGATTGCCCCTTCTGGGTGACCCCAGATACCTGCAGTGTGCCTCCACTGAAGTCCATGTCCATGTGCCTGCACTTCCATCCACCTGACCCCAACTGCTTGTACGCCGCGGAGCTCGAGGCCTTCGCTGTCTATAAG GTTCTGCAGAGCTATAATAACATCGAGGAGGACTGCACCGTGTGTCCCTCCTGGTGCCTGACCGTCCATGCACGAGGCCACAGCTATCGTGCTGCCTTGGAACACCCTGTCCCTCAGTATTCTCTGCATGCCCCCAAG CTCTTTCCTGCAGTGTCCGCCGGTGAACCCTCCTACCGTAGCCTGCTCTTGATCAACAAAGGCTCCATGACGTTGACCTTCAACTTGGCCCCCCAGAGCAGCTCAGACATCTCCCTGCGGCCCAGTTCAGGCCTCGTGGCCCCCAGGGCCCACCAGATCTTCCTCATCTGTACCTACCCTAAGGGCAACTGCTGGAAGCAACACCTTTTCTACTTACAGTTTAATTTTTGTCCCCAGTATCTCAAG GAGGTAAGCATGCAGAGCCGGGAGGAGCCCCTACAGCTGAAGCTGGACACCTCTAAGAGCGTGTTCTTCAAGCCCACCTGGGTGGGCTGCTCCTCCACCAGCCTCTTCACCTTCCGTAACCCCTCACGTCTGCCCCTGGAGTTTGAATGGAGGATTTCCCAACCTTACGGAAAGATCCTGGCCGTCCAGCCTGTGCGGGGGCTTATCCAGCCCAGCGAGAGCATT ACGCTGACATGGACCTTCAGCCCTCTGGAGGAGACCAAGTACCTGTTCCGAGTGGGGATGTGGGTCTGGGAAGCCGATCTTCCCCCAAACACCAAGCCCCCCGCCACCACCCACTACATGCTCAGGCTGGTGGGCATGGGCATCACCAGCAGCCTCTCC GTGAAGGAAAAGGAGCTGGAATTCGGGAACGTGCTGGTGAACAGCAAGCAGTCCAGGTCGCTGAAGCTTCTGAATGATGGCAACTGCACCCTTTATTACCGCCTGTTCCTGGAGCAGTGCAACCCTCAGGTCGTGGACAACGGGCCTCTTG CCCTGCAGCTGGACCGCACAGAGGGGAGCCTGCCACCCCGGTCCCAGGACACTATCTGCTTGACCGCTTGTCCCCACCAGCGCTCCCAGTACTGCTGGAAGATCAGCTATGCTCTCCTCTCGCACAGAG ATAACAAggctgggaagaggcaggagctGTGTTGCGTCTTCCTGATGGCCGTGTACCCCTTGCTCTCCATCCTGGATGTCTGTCCCGTGGGCAGCGCCAAGGGCATCACCCGGAAGCACCTGTGGCGCCTCTTCTCCCTAGACACGCTCAACAGTTACTTGGAACGTGACCCCACCCCCCAAGAGCTCACCTACAAGGTGCCCACCCGGCACAG CACAAGCCAGATCCCCACTGTCTTCACCCATCTGAAGCTCGACTTCAACTTCGGGGCGGCGCCAATGGAGGCCCCACCCTCAGTGGTGCTCCTGGCCCTGAAGAACAGCGGAGTGGTGTCCCTGGACTG GGCCTTCCTCTTTCCAAGTGACCAGCAGATTGACCTGGAGTTGTGGGCGCAGCAAGCGGAGTTTGACGCCACTGAGCTTCACCAAATGCGTGTGCAGGACAACTGCGTATTCTCCATCAGCCCCAAGGCTGGGAGCCTGGGTCCCGGGCAGGAGCAGGTGGTGGAACTCAAATACAG CCACGTGTTCATTGGCACTGATCGCCTCCCAGTGCTCTTCAAGGTGTCCCACGGCCGGGAGATCCTG CTAAATTTCATAGGTGTGACAGTGAAGCTGGAGCAAAAGTATGTGCACTTCACCTCTACTAGCCACGAGTTCGTCCCTGTCCCCATTGGCAACACACTGCCCCCAAGGCAG ATTTATGAACTGTATAATGGTGGCTCGGTGCCTGTGACATACGAGATCCAGACCAACATCCTGTCGcaggttcaggaaaaaaatttcgATCACCCCATCTTCTGCTGCCTCAATCCCCATGGGGAGATCCAGCCGGGCACAACTGCTCAGGTCTTGTGGATCTTCTCCCCTATTGAGGCCAAGACCTACATG GTAGATGTACCCATACATATCCTGGGATGGAACTCAGCCATCATCCGCTTCCAGGGCGTGGGCTATGACCCCCAGGTCATGGGGGACACAGCCCCATTCCACAACATCTCCTCTTGGGACGACCACTCCATACATTCCAGGCTGATGGTTCCTGGACAG AACGTCTTCCTGTCCCAGTCCCATATCTCCCTGGGAAACATACCTGTGCAGAGCAAGTGCAGCCGCCTGCTGTTCCTCAACAACATCTCCAAGAGTGAGACAATTGACTTTGAGTGGCAGCTGCAGCCTCTAGAGTTTGGGGAG GTGTCTGTGAGTCCCATGACAGGAAAGGTGGCTCCTGAAGAGACGATTCCCTTTGTGGTGACCCTGAAGGCCTCAGTGCATGCCAGCTTCTACAGCATGGACCTGGTGTGTAAG GTATACCGACAGAAACTCCTAAACCAATACCATAAGGAACTACAGGAGTGGAAGGACGAGGAAATACGGCAGGAAGTGGAGTTCACCATCACAGATAGGAAAGGGAAG AGAGAAGAATATTGTAGAGCCTGTGCCCCTAAGAGGAAGTACAAG ACGCTGCCCCCCATCAAGAGTCAGCAGCCTCTCAACCGGCCTGTCAGCTGGAAACTTAAGATCCCAAAGAAGAAGATATTGTGGCCCCGTCCCCAGCCGCCCTCGCCAGGCATGCTGTGCTTGAGCCTCACGGCCCGTGCTCATGCCCCCGACGACTTCCTGGCCAACTGCTCTGGCTTTCCCCAGCACTTCCTGCACCG GGAGCTGCCAAAGAGGAAATACCACAAGGAGGAAAAGTTGGAGTCTTCTGAGGAAGAAGCCCAAGACAAGTGGGCCCCCATCtccaagcaggagaagcagctcctGATTGACTGTCTCACCACCATCATCAG GGGTCTGCTAGAAGACAAGATATTCCATGAAGCCGTGGACCAAAGCCTGGTGGAGAAGATGCCTTACTTCTGCCAGTTCTGGAATGAGCAGTCAGCCAAGATCACGGCCCAGAGCAACACCCTGCAGTTAGCACCTGTCCTGTCTCCATCCTCCAGCAGCTGGGAGGCCAGCAGAGACAAGGAGTCCGAGGAGGACAAACTGAGGCGGGACAAGAaagtgggggaagaggaggaggagagtggagaggaagaggaggagctggacgaggaagaggaggaagaagaggagatagaggaggaggagacaggcaagggggagcaggaggagggggcgaAGGAAGAGAAGTCGTCCTGGACGGAGACTGAGCCCACACTGCAGCCCACATCCCAGGAGTCCCTGAAATGGCAGTGGCAACAGCAGCTGAAGGTCATGGTGAAGGAGGAACAAGAGCAGGATGAGAAGGAGACCATCAGCCG GCTCCCAGCGTTCGCCAACCTGCAGGAGGCGCTGCTGGAGAACATGATCCAGAACATCCTGGTGGAGGCGAGCCGCGGGGAGGTGGTGCTCACCTCGCGGCCGCGCGTCATCGCCCTGCCGCCGCTCAGCCCTTCCAG GATTGAGACTCCCGACTTGCTTTCGGCGGCGCCCCTTGGGCTGCAGCAGGCCGAGGTGTCCCGCTTGGTGGTGCCGCCCCCTAGCGACTCTTTGAGGATGCCACACCCCAGCCCCGCCGACTTGCGGCCCTCCGTGCCCCCCTCTCCACTGCCCGGCCACTAA